The following coding sequences lie in one Brevibacterium marinum genomic window:
- a CDS encoding DUF1844 domain-containing protein has protein sequence MSSENPVPAEAVADVTRDIAEVPAVEIVTSAAVHLMSAAAVKCGLAEDSTQQSAAELQDLDEARKLITALAGLVTGAATVIGDHHARPLRDGLRSLQLAFREASTVQDEPGQGPGEKFTGPVR, from the coding sequence ATGAGTTCTGAAAATCCTGTCCCCGCCGAGGCGGTTGCCGATGTCACTCGCGACATCGCCGAAGTGCCCGCGGTCGAGATCGTCACCTCCGCAGCAGTGCACCTGATGTCCGCCGCCGCCGTCAAATGCGGCCTGGCCGAAGACTCCACTCAACAGTCAGCGGCAGAGCTGCAGGACCTCGACGAGGCACGCAAACTCATCACCGCCCTGGCCGGCCTGGTCACCGGAGCCGCCACGGTCATCGGTGACCACCACGCTCGCCCTCTGCGCGACGGACTGCGGAGCCTGCAGCTGGCCTTCCGTGAAGCCTCGACGGTTCAGGACGAACCCGGTCAGGGCCCCGGGGAGAAATTCACCGGCCCCGTTCGCTGA
- a CDS encoding TetR/AcrR family transcriptional regulator, which produces MANTTPRERARQETEAQITRIANRMLDADGLEGVSLRAIARELGIVSSAIYRYVRNRDELLTILIRDAYTSIADEVDSALDADESVLTVGAIMLDWSRRHPNRWALIYGTPIPDYQAPRDETVVPGTRIAVRLATLLAKTPGAKDELQVPPAHAFDALREGLREMRVEADDAVIMQCVTVWVAIIGLINAFRFGQFGPGIESAEDELMGGLVSTLGY; this is translated from the coding sequence ATGGCGAATACGACACCGCGTGAGCGAGCACGGCAGGAAACCGAAGCGCAGATCACCCGAATCGCGAACCGCATGCTGGATGCGGACGGTCTCGAGGGGGTGTCGCTTCGCGCGATCGCGAGGGAGCTCGGAATCGTCTCCAGCGCGATCTACCGATACGTGCGCAACCGGGACGAGCTGCTGACAATCCTCATCCGCGACGCCTACACCTCGATCGCCGACGAGGTGGACAGTGCGCTCGACGCCGACGAGTCCGTTCTCACCGTCGGCGCAATCATGCTCGACTGGTCACGCAGGCATCCCAATCGGTGGGCACTCATCTACGGCACTCCGATCCCCGACTATCAGGCCCCGCGCGATGAGACCGTGGTTCCCGGGACCCGGATCGCAGTGCGGCTGGCGACCCTCCTCGCCAAGACTCCCGGGGCGAAGGACGAGCTGCAGGTTCCGCCGGCGCACGCCTTCGATGCGCTGCGAGAAGGGCTGCGGGAGATGAGGGTCGAGGCTGATGATGCGGTGATCATGCAGTGTGTGACCGTGTGGGTGGCGATCATCGGTCTCATCAACGCATTCCGCTTCGGTCAGTTCGGCCCCGGGATCGAATCGGCCGAGGACGAGCTCATGGGCGGTCTCGTGTCGACCCTGGGGTACTGA
- a CDS encoding NAD(P)-binding domain-containing protein yields the protein MKSALIIGYGQIGAEIASQLSAAGVHTTVATRSGPERAPSAATTPMTASTATASASGASSATTASAPGIGGAQVSHIRTDASDSAQLLQAAEGVDVIFACAHAAYDSRVWARLLPQLDSAVMDTAASLGIPVVFPESVYAFAGLRGAITETSPFAPVEDKGRIRQSLIEARQAHPATSASVVAGDLLGTTAQQWSSVVRMCITDPIAKGRRAFVPARTDVAHGITVIGDLAAAMIRAAHTLADVPANSHRLHIAPSSNPTLGELVEFTHRHLGSKPKRPLVLPRWSTRVAGVVERSMFELNQLAPIWYSPCVIEPGELGASLGTTDWRQGVQQML from the coding sequence ATGAAATCAGCACTCATCATCGGCTACGGGCAGATCGGCGCGGAGATCGCCTCCCAGCTCTCGGCGGCTGGGGTCCACACCACGGTCGCCACCAGGTCGGGCCCTGAGCGCGCACCGTCTGCCGCAACGACCCCCATGACCGCATCGACTGCAACGGCCTCGGCATCGGGTGCGTCTTCAGCGACGACCGCCTCCGCCCCAGGCATCGGTGGCGCACAGGTCAGCCATATTCGCACGGACGCCTCCGATTCCGCGCAGCTGCTCCAGGCGGCCGAGGGCGTCGACGTCATCTTCGCCTGCGCGCATGCCGCCTATGACAGCAGAGTGTGGGCGCGTCTTCTCCCCCAGCTCGACTCAGCGGTCATGGACACCGCGGCGAGCCTCGGCATCCCGGTCGTCTTCCCCGAATCCGTGTACGCCTTCGCGGGCCTGCGCGGAGCGATCACCGAAACTTCCCCGTTCGCTCCGGTTGAGGACAAGGGCCGGATCCGTCAGAGCCTCATCGAAGCTCGCCAGGCACACCCGGCCACCTCGGCGAGTGTCGTTGCCGGGGACCTGCTCGGCACGACAGCACAGCAGTGGTCGTCGGTGGTGCGGATGTGCATCACGGATCCGATCGCCAAGGGGCGTCGGGCCTTCGTTCCCGCTCGTACAGACGTCGCCCATGGAATCACGGTCATCGGGGATCTCGCGGCCGCGATGATTCGCGCGGCACACACCCTCGCCGACGTCCCTGCGAACTCGCATCGCCTGCACATCGCCCCCTCGTCGAACCCGACTCTGGGTGAGCTCGTGGAGTTCACCCACCGGCACCTCGGTTCGAAGCCGAAGCGGCCGCTGGTCCTCCCCCGCTGGTCGACACGTGTGGCGGGGGTCGTCGAGCGCTCGATGTTCGAACTCAACCAGCTCGCCCCGATCTGGTACTCGCCCTGCGTCATCGAGCCCGGAGAGCTCGGGGCGAGCCTCGGCACGACCGACTGGCGCCAGGGCGTGCAGCAGATGCTCTGA
- the rplT gene encoding 50S ribosomal protein L20 gives MARVKRAVNAHKKRRVILDRASGYRGQRSRLYRKAKEQVIHSLVYSYRDRRARKGDFRRLWIQRINAGARANGMTYNRFIQGLKAAGVEVDRRMLAELAVNDSATFAHLVKVAKEALPTDVNAAKTAAA, from the coding sequence GTGGCACGTGTTAAGAGAGCGGTCAACGCTCACAAGAAGCGCCGGGTCATCCTTGACCGGGCAAGCGGCTACCGCGGACAGCGCTCGCGCCTGTACCGCAAGGCCAAAGAGCAGGTCATTCACTCGCTCGTCTACAGCTACCGTGACCGCCGCGCCCGCAAGGGTGACTTCCGTCGCCTGTGGATCCAGCGCATCAACGCCGGCGCACGCGCCAACGGCATGACCTACAACCGCTTCATCCAGGGCCTGAAGGCCGCCGGAGTCGAGGTCGATCGCCGTATGCTCGCCGAGCTCGCCGTCAACGATTCGGCCACCTTCGCGCACCTGGTCAAGGTCGCCAAGGAAGCCCTGCCGACCGACGTCAACGCAGCGAAGACCGCCGCAGCCTGA
- a CDS encoding TrmH family RNA methyltransferase, translating to MKLPDAISSPNSKRVKNAVKLLKRHSRKTMGQFLVEGPQAVREALERHVELDLPGQSPGVPDWVGSVADPQGAVVELFITEEAAEAHPEFVTTVKTCDIHWNIITPEVLTELSATVNSQGVVAVCERLDVELTSVIDTEAQLIVVLSQVRDPGNAGTIIRLADAAGADAVVLTASSVDIYNDKTVRSTAGSLFHVPVVTGVGLAEVTELARARGLQVLAADANERAHDVHHPWDTGLDLSARTTWVFGNEAWGMSEKGLELCDSSAAVPIYGRAESLNLATAAGVCIYESARNQRM from the coding sequence ATGAAACTTCCAGACGCCATCTCCTCACCGAACTCGAAGCGGGTCAAGAACGCGGTCAAGCTGCTCAAGCGCCACAGCCGCAAGACGATGGGGCAGTTCCTCGTCGAAGGTCCGCAGGCCGTGCGTGAGGCACTGGAGCGCCATGTCGAGCTCGATCTTCCAGGGCAGTCGCCCGGGGTCCCCGATTGGGTGGGGTCGGTCGCCGATCCGCAGGGAGCCGTCGTCGAACTCTTCATCACCGAGGAAGCCGCCGAGGCGCACCCGGAGTTCGTCACGACCGTCAAGACGTGCGACATCCACTGGAACATCATCACACCCGAGGTGCTGACCGAACTGTCCGCAACGGTCAATTCGCAGGGTGTCGTCGCCGTCTGTGAACGCCTCGACGTCGAGCTGACCTCGGTCATCGACACGGAGGCGCAGCTCATCGTCGTCCTCTCCCAGGTCCGCGACCCAGGCAACGCCGGCACGATCATCCGCCTCGCCGACGCCGCCGGTGCCGACGCCGTGGTTCTGACGGCCTCGAGCGTCGACATCTACAACGACAAGACCGTCCGCTCGACCGCCGGGTCCCTGTTCCATGTTCCCGTGGTCACCGGTGTCGGCCTCGCCGAGGTGACCGAACTCGCCCGTGCCCGTGGCCTGCAGGTGCTCGCCGCCGATGCGAATGAGCGCGCCCACGATGTCCACCATCCCTGGGACACCGGGCTTGATCTCTCCGCCCGCACCACCTGGGTCTTCGGCAACGAGGCCTGGGGGATGAGCGAGAAGGGCCTCGAACTCTGCGACTCCTCGGCCGCCGTGCCGATCTACGGGAGGGCAGAGAGCCTCAACCTTGCGACCGCTGCAGGCGTGTGCATCTACGAGAGTGCTCGCAACCAGCGGATGTGA
- the rpmI gene encoding 50S ribosomal protein L35: MPKQKTNSSAKKRMRVTGTGKIMREGVNNQHKFEGKNSARKRRVATDQVITGGDRVKARKLLGKLKG; the protein is encoded by the coding sequence ATGCCGAAGCAGAAGACGAACAGCAGTGCCAAAAAGCGCATGCGCGTGACCGGCACTGGCAAGATCATGCGCGAAGGCGTGAACAACCAGCACAAGTTCGAGGGCAAGAACTCGGCTCGTAAGCGTCGCGTTGCCACTGACCAGGTCATCACCGGCGGAGATCGCGTCAAGGCCCGTAAGCTTCTGGGCAAGCTCAAGGGCTGA
- the infC gene encoding translation initiation factor IF-3: MSETRINDRIRVPEVRLVGPNGEQVGIVAIRKALDLAGEADLDLVEVAPQAKPPVAKLMDYGKFKYESAQKAREARKNQANTALKEIRFRLKIDEHDYETKKGHVTRFLEAGDKVKVMIMFRGREQSRPEMGIKLLNRLAEDVSDLGTVESSPRVDGRNMVMVVAPLKSKSDAKAEARKASSGAKGRNAEVKSRRDRVAAEKNNAAPDA, encoded by the coding sequence ATCAGCGAGACGCGCATCAATGACCGGATTCGGGTTCCCGAGGTCCGGTTGGTCGGACCCAACGGTGAACAGGTCGGTATCGTTGCCATTCGCAAGGCACTCGATCTCGCTGGCGAGGCAGATCTCGACCTGGTCGAGGTCGCACCGCAGGCGAAACCTCCCGTGGCCAAACTCATGGACTACGGGAAATTCAAATACGAATCTGCTCAGAAGGCCAGAGAAGCCCGGAAGAACCAGGCGAACACTGCGCTGAAAGAGATCCGCTTCCGTCTCAAGATCGATGAACACGATTATGAGACGAAGAAGGGGCACGTGACCCGCTTCCTGGAGGCGGGCGACAAGGTCAAGGTCATGATCATGTTCCGCGGCCGTGAGCAGTCGCGCCCGGAAATGGGCATCAAGCTGCTCAACCGACTGGCCGAAGATGTGTCCGACCTCGGCACCGTCGAATCCTCCCCGCGAGTCGACGGGCGCAACATGGTGATGGTCGTCGCCCCACTGAAATCTAAGTCCGATGCCAAGGCGGAGGCTCGCAAGGCATCGTCAGGTGCCAAGGGCCGCAACGCCGAGGTGAAATCCAGGCGCGATCGCGTCGCTGCCGAGAAGAACAACGCAGCGCCCGACGCGTGA
- a CDS encoding AbgT family transporter produces the protein MSTTTSAKVGIGQRVLDGIERIGNRLPEPFTLFLGLFLITGAISTAMAIADVSVSIPGSDETVAIKGLFTGEGLSWLTTTMGDNYIGFPPLATVLPILLAVGVAEKSGMLAAAVRIAFGKSPKWLLPYAVGFVGVVGSIMADSAFIIIPPLAALVFKAAGRHPMAGLIGGFAATGAGYSTSIVPTSLDALFAGITTSVMDTLPGTEYTAVNPVSNYFFNIVASIVLATIAGFIIDKLIEPNMIRKGVPREYADTTSSGLAKEYRATDNPYGEDSVSAEEVEESQKEVKAELEPQEKRGLIWSMAAALLLTAVLLFAFLVPDSPWRNDDGGFLPKSPLLSSIVFIVFAYFMLMGVVYGFVVHTVRSMNDLVRMMSQSIVDMMSFLILAFILGQFIALFNWTGIGSWIAVAGAEGLQAIGLTGFAAILGFMLLASVLNLFIVSGSSMWTLMAAVFVPLFTLLDYEPAFIQAGFRVGDSATQVITPLNPYMIVLLGLVRRYEPNAGFGTIISRMVPFVIPFWLAWAGLLAIWFFFDLPLGPGNGVFLE, from the coding sequence ATGTCAACGACGACATCAGCGAAAGTCGGAATCGGTCAGCGCGTCCTCGACGGAATCGAACGGATCGGCAACAGACTGCCGGAGCCGTTCACCCTCTTCCTCGGACTGTTCCTCATCACCGGGGCGATTTCCACGGCCATGGCGATCGCCGACGTCTCGGTCTCCATTCCCGGCAGCGACGAGACCGTGGCGATCAAGGGACTCTTCACCGGCGAGGGTCTGTCCTGGCTGACGACGACGATGGGCGACAACTACATCGGATTCCCACCGCTGGCCACGGTGCTGCCGATCCTTCTGGCCGTCGGTGTGGCGGAGAAGTCGGGCATGCTCGCTGCGGCCGTGCGCATCGCATTCGGCAAGAGTCCGAAGTGGCTGCTGCCCTATGCGGTCGGCTTCGTCGGTGTCGTCGGATCGATCATGGCCGACTCCGCCTTCATCATCATCCCACCACTGGCTGCACTCGTGTTCAAAGCGGCCGGACGGCACCCGATGGCAGGGCTGATCGGCGGTTTCGCCGCCACCGGCGCCGGCTATTCGACCTCGATCGTGCCGACCAGCCTCGACGCGCTCTTCGCCGGCATCACCACCTCGGTGATGGACACCCTGCCTGGCACCGAGTACACGGCGGTCAACCCGGTGTCGAACTACTTCTTCAACATCGTCGCCTCGATCGTGCTGGCGACCATCGCCGGTTTCATCATCGACAAGCTGATCGAACCGAACATGATCCGCAAAGGCGTGCCGCGCGAATATGCGGACACCACGTCATCCGGTCTGGCCAAGGAGTACCGGGCGACGGACAACCCCTACGGCGAGGACTCGGTGTCCGCCGAGGAAGTCGAGGAGTCGCAGAAGGAGGTCAAGGCCGAGCTCGAACCCCAGGAGAAGCGGGGCTTGATCTGGTCGATGGCCGCGGCCCTGCTGCTCACCGCGGTGCTGCTCTTCGCCTTTCTCGTCCCCGATTCGCCCTGGCGCAACGACGACGGCGGATTCCTGCCGAAGTCTCCGCTGCTGTCCTCGATCGTGTTCATCGTCTTCGCCTACTTCATGCTCATGGGCGTCGTCTACGGCTTCGTCGTGCACACCGTGCGGTCGATGAACGACCTGGTGCGGATGATGAGCCAGTCGATCGTCGACATGATGTCCTTCCTCATCCTCGCGTTCATCCTCGGCCAGTTCATCGCCCTGTTCAACTGGACGGGCATCGGATCGTGGATCGCAGTCGCCGGTGCCGAAGGGCTCCAGGCCATCGGGCTGACCGGCTTCGCGGCGATCCTCGGCTTCATGCTCCTTGCCAGTGTGCTCAACCTGTTCATCGTCTCCGGGTCCTCGATGTGGACGCTCATGGCAGCGGTGTTCGTGCCGCTGTTCACGCTGCTCGACTACGAGCCGGCGTTCATCCAGGCCGGATTCCGCGTCGGCGACTCCGCCACGCAGGTCATCACCCCGCTCAACCCCTACATGATCGTCCTCCTGGGACTCGTGCGTCGCTACGAACCCAATGCCGGATTCGGCACGATCATCTCGAGGATGGTCCCGTTCGTCATTCCGTTCTGGCTGGCCTGGGCGGGACTGCTGGCGATCTGGTTCTTCTTCGATCTGCCGCTGGGGCCGGGCAACGGCGTCTTCCTCGAGTAA